The following nucleotide sequence is from Plectropomus leopardus isolate mb unplaced genomic scaffold, YSFRI_Pleo_2.0 unplaced_scaffold15782, whole genome shotgun sequence.
CCAGTCAGGGCAGGATTATCATGGAGATGATGCCGATGAGCAATATTCAGATGAAAGTTACCATTACTCAGACGATCATGAGAATTATTCAGACGACAGCGAGAAAGATGCCGACACCGCGCAGCAGGAAGCAGGGGAGTAATGTCatcaaatgtccaaaagtctGACGGAGAAAACGGAGCAAATCAAGGAGAAACACGGGAGAAGACACGTCTTATTCCCTGAAAGAtaacatgctgtattttatgtaaatattataCTCATAAGAATGGAAAATGTGACATCTTTAACCCACAACAACATTGATTTGATCTGAAATTACCTCCT
It contains:
- the LOC121964495 gene encoding prostatic spermine-binding protein-like, which gives rise to MGYKPVYYRKVFLDDDDDMESDRRDGGSSAASPNHGDGDDTSSRQSGQDYHGDDADEQYSDESYHYSDDHENYSDDSEKDADTAQQEAGE